One genomic region from Branchiostoma lanceolatum isolate klBraLanc5 chromosome 7, klBraLanc5.hap2, whole genome shotgun sequence encodes:
- the LOC136437884 gene encoding transmembrane protein 170A-like, giving the protein MSSQDFTNLESIVNVIGLSSKPLWAFAEMWYQVFLWALFSSMFVHLIAAFIAFAALRLHKQGRWVPLGIVIMGLLSPLSGGVITSAAIAGVYRAAGFTMAPMYALVWGVGQTVFVMVISFSRILATL; this is encoded by the exons ATGAGCTCCCAAGACTTCACCAATCTAGAATCTATCGTCAACGTCATCGGACTGTCCAGCAAACCGCTATGGGCGTTTGCAG aGATGTGGTACCAGGTGTTCCTGTGGGCCCTGTTCTCCTCCATGTTCGTCCACCTCATCGCGGCGTTCATTGCCTTCGCGGCCCTGCGCCTCCACAAGCAGGGGCGCTGGGTACCGCTAGGTATCGTCATCATGGGCCTGCTGTCACCGCTGTCAGGGGGAGTCATCACAA GTGCAGCCATCGCAGGTGTGTACAGGGCGGCAGGCTTCACCATGGCCCCCATGTACGCCCTCGTGTGGGGCGTCGGACAGACCGTCTTCGTCATGGTCATATCGTTCTCCAGAATACTCGCCACGCTATGA
- the LOC136438398 gene encoding uncharacterized protein: MTTEAEIAIPQSAEDIAPSWVQKVLQKDLPGVIITDVHVKGSISEGEGFMSDIIAFDAVGTRNGTSQRYSLVAKLTDFKRPLTLFKQWSKDIQIKAETIEVKFYTSAVPELMSVAAPIAERESKAGNDESHPPADSWFLSPKCYFAATDPSSMVSVRVMENLKSQGFSIKANLQPLSREEMMLAVGALAQVHGLSHRLELRSGIPLPEKYDWILTRLDSTDAVDIVTYQYQAAVKGFAAAFPDQADLVSRLEKLDPNRILNLEEDQRLKALCHAECCVNNIMFKYAGDVPTEARLVDWQSPMYMPPTYDLTLLFLSAAGWDVLHNHRDAILAHYHHKLHETLGPNGEKPHYQCRISQYNKRIKIGCYVFFFFSLMNTRSVLHSNKRHILLEFPGLQSYTLEQLKADFKADCVYGVINRLLRLQVLAADPDLVRMLQEIKEWGVI, from the exons ATGACAACAGAAGCTGAAATCGCCATTCCCCAGTCTGCAGAAGACATCGCCCCCTCCTGGGTGCAGAAGGTACTGCAGAAGGACCTCCCGGGCGTCATCATCACCGACGTCCATGTCAAAGGATCCATCAGCGAAGGAGAGGGATTCATGAGCGACATCATCGCTTTTGATGCCGTGGGGACCAGGAATGGAACAAGTCAGCGCTACAGTCTCGTCGCTAAACTGACAGATTTCAAACGGCCTTTGACATTATTCAAACAGTGGTCCAAGGACATTCAGATCAAAGCCGAGACGATTGAAGTCAAGTTTTACACCAGCGCCGTTCCCGAGCTAATGTCTGTGGCAGCCCCTATCGCTGAGCGCGAATCAAAGGCAGGGAATGACGAAAGCCACCCTCCTGCTGATTCCTGGTTCCTGAGCCCAAAGTGCTACTTCGCCGCCACCGATCCAAGCTCCATGGTGTCCGTCAGGGTTATGGAGAATCTAAAATCTCAGGGGTTCTCAATAAAAGCCAACCTCCAGCCGCTGAGCCGCGAGGAGATGATGCTGGCAGTCGGTGCCCTGGCGCAGGTCCACGGCCTGTCACACCGACTTGAGCTCCGTTCTGGCATTCCCCTCCCCGAGAAGTACGACTGGATCCTGACTCGCTTAGATTCTACAGATGCGGTGGATATAGTAACCTACCAATATCAGGCCGCCGTGAAAGGATTCGCCGCAGCCTTTCCTGACCAGGCAGACCTTGTATCTCGTCTGGAGAAATTAGATCCCAATCGCATCCTCAACTTGGAGGAGGACCAGAGGCTTAAGGCGCTTTGCCATGCGGAGTGTTGTGTCAATAACATCATGTTTAAG TATGCTGGAGACGTGCCCACAGAAGCCAGACTGGTGGACTGGCAGAGTCCCATGTACATGCCGCCAACCTATGACCTGACGCTCCTGTTTCTTAGTGCCGCGGGTTGGGACGTCCTCCACAACCACAGGGACGCCATCCTGGCCCACTATCACCACAAACTGCATGAGACCTTGGGTCCAAACGGTGAGAAACCTCATTATCAGTGTAGAATTTCACAGTACAATAAACGCATTAAAATAGGATGCtacgttttcttctttttttctttgatgaATAC ACGTTCAGTCTTGCATTCTAACAAACGACACATTCTTCTAGAGTTCCCGGGACTACAGAGCTACACACTGGAACAGTTGAAGGCAGACTTTAAAGCTGACTGTGTGTACGGGGTCATCAACCGTCTGCTCCGTTTGCAGGTCCTGGCAGCAGATCCAGATCTGGTGCGGATGTTGCAGGAGATCAAGGAGTGGGGAGTTATCTAA